GAATTCGTTGTGAAATGTCTTATATATCCATCCCTGTTCCTTGTTGTCGACTGGTTGCTTGGTCTCATTCTACTCCATTCCTGTACAAGACAGGACCTTGCTTCCTCGCCGTAGCTTGCTTCGTGACTGATGGAACCTTGTTTATTTACTGTTGATAATCTCGTGATACTCGTAGTGATACTTTCATCTTCCCGTTTTCAACTTCAACTGCGCTTCACCTTCAATCGTGATCGCAAGATGCTTGTTGGGCCTCTACACCAAGCGGTCCAAGCTCTCTGATTTTTGTTAGCCTCACATTCATTTTTCACTCAGGCTCACATTCTGTTGTCTTtgttctttcttttttttgtACTCACTCTCATTAACTATTAAAACCTGCGCATGATGGACGAAGACCCAGCGTTGGAAACACCATCGCGAGGCTGGCATCCCAAGCACACCTCGATACATCCTTATCCAGCGACAATCATCGCCCTAATAATCGTTCTCGCCGTCGTATCTCTCTTCGTATCAATCCTCCGGCAACTCCTTGAGCGTCGCCTTTCCCAACGCCGCGGCTGgtttctcaacaccacatATCCCCCGCCctcaccaacaccatcgtcatcagtcggaagcagcagaagcagcagaagaagcaaaaagaaaacaaacGAACAAAAGGTGAGACCAGTCTCTGAGGTCGAGATCGAATCTCGACAGCTTCTGTTTGCGGATACTGCTTTCCGAGGCGAACGAGTACCGCTCCAGAATCCTAATGAGCGTGGGTCTTTATACGATACTTTCCTGTTGCCAGCACCACATGCATCAAGGTTAAAGCCTGCGCGTTCGATGATGGAGTTAAACGGAGGGAGTCCACTAGAGAGTGTGGGGGGTAAAGAGGGACAGAAGAAGGCGAAAACGATTCACTGGCACGGTGTAAACAGACTTAATACTGCTTGGGGATGGATGTCATGATATATCACGATCATCAATCTTTCATTGAATATCAACATATTTAACACAATCATAATCATGAGCAAAGGAACATGCGTACATAAAACATCAAGTCATATTGAGTACCATGAAGGTAAACATGTTTTGAGGGGGGATGTGTGATTAGTCTACCTATAGGCAAGTCATGATACAGATATACAACATGATCCCCCATTCCGTGACATCATCTCAAAAAAAAACAACCAAAGATCTCTCTCAATAGAGGTTTTAAAGCTCCAACGCCAGATCCGCCAACCCTGAAACATGATATGGGTAAAAAGTGTAAAAGCGGCTAGGCGGGATATGAATACAGTGAAATACAGGACAGGTGAGAGATCTGAGCCGCACAGAtctctcatcctcagatATTGTAACAAGTTTTTATAACACAGAATCAAGACTCTTAAGGcttgttctcatccttcttctcaccCTCCTGAGACtgctcagaagaggaagactgCTCGCCGCTGCTCTCGTTGCGGGCCTTGTGCATCTTGTCGAAGAGGTTCAAGCTGGCAACCTGGAGCTCATCggtcttctccttgatctcagcggCGGTGGCGGTGCCTTCACCAGAGAGGTTTTTGGCGACGAACTCACGGAGAGTGGtgatcttctccttgatggaGTCGGCCTCAGtcttgtcgagcttgtcAGCATACTCGTTAAGAGCACGCTCGGTATCGTTCAGGACGCTGTCAGCACGGTTGGCAGCCTCGATAGCACCCTTGCGCTCTTTGTCGGCCTCAGCGTACTTCTCGGAGTCCTCAACCATCTGCTCAATCTCGCTCTCAGAGAGACCGGAACCGGAAGCAATGGTGATGGACTGATCCTTGTTGGTGGACTTGTCCTTGGCGTGAACGTGGACGATGGAGTCAGCATCAATGTCGAAGGTAACCTCGACCTGAGGGACACCACGGTGGGCAGGGGGGATACCAACAAGCTGGAAGTTTCCGAGAAGCTTGTTATCCTTGACGAGCTCACGCTCACCCTGGTAGACCTTGATCTCGACGGCAGTCTGGAAGTCGGCTGCGGTGGAGAAGACCTGGGACTTCTTGGTGGGGATAGTGGTGTTTCGGTTGATCAGACGGGTGAAGACACCACCGAGGGTCTCAATACCGAGGGACAGAGGTGTAAcatcgaggaggaggagatcctTGACCTCACCAGAAAGGACAGCACCCTGAATAGCAGCACCAATGGCAACAGCCTCATCGGGGTTGACGGACTTGGCGGGGTCGCGGCCGAAAATGCTCTTGACGGACTCAGCAACCTTGGGCATACGGGTCATACCACCAACGAGGATGACCTCCTGGATCTCCTTAGCGGAGAGGCCAGCATCCTTGAGGGCCTTGCGGACGGGCTCGATGGTGCGGGTGATGAGAGGGTCAaccatcttctcaagctgAGCTCGGCTgagcttcatgttgatgtGCTTGGGACCAGAGGAGTCGGCAGTGATGAAAGGAAGGTTGATATCGGtagagagggaagaagaaagctcgatcttggccttctcagcGGCCTCACGGATACGCTGGATAGCCATGCGGTCACCAGACAGGTCAATGCCAGAGGTCTTCTTGAAGTCCTGGACAAGGTGGCGGACGAGGTGGATATCGAAATCCTCACCACCAAGGTGGGTGTCACCGTTGGTGGACTTGACCTCGAAGACACCGTTCTGGATCTCGAGGATAGAGATATCGAAGGtaccaccaccaagatcGTAAACAGCGACAACGCGGtcagcctccttctcaagaccGTAGGCAAGGGCGGCGGCAGTAGGCTCATTGACGACACGGAGAACGTTAAGACCGGCAATTTGACCGGCATCCTTGGTGCTCTGTCGCTGAGAGTCGTTGAAGTAGGCGGGGACGGTGACGACGGCGTTCTTGATGGGCTTGGAGAGGTAGGCCTCGGCGgtctccttcatcttgttgAGGACGAAACCACCAATCTGAGAGGGAGAGTAGTTCTGGCCACGAGCAGCGACCCAGGCGTCGCCGTTGGTGTGCTGAACGATCTTGTAAGGGACCTCCTTGATATCACGCTGAACCTCAGCATCCTTGAACTTGCGTCCTATTAATCGCTTGGTAGCGAAGAGGGTGTTCTCTGGGTTGACGACGGCCTGACGCTTGGCAGCGACACCGACAAGTCGCTCGCCATCCTCGGCGAAAGCAACAACTGAAGGAGTGGTTCGGGCACCTAATTGAGCAATGTTTAGTGGTTGTCCGTGAGACGAATTGGCATGTAAAACCAACCTTCCGAGTTTTCAATGATGCGGGGGACCTTGCCCTCCATGATGGCGACGGCAGAGTTGGTGGTACCAAGATCGATACCGATCACGGCACCCTGGACCTTGCCCTCAGACTCAGTGGACTCATAGCGAGCGAACTTGGCAGCCAGAGGAGATCGGGTGAAAGCAGCCGAGCGAGCGGCGAGAGGGGAAGCTCGGGGAAGCTGATGCGATGGTCAGTACAATGTAGGATGAAGCGATTGCGGTGTAAGAGAAAGACTTACAGCCCTCGACAAGCGCGAAGCCAGCATTTTGATTATGGGTATATGGGTATAGAGTacaggaaaagaaaaaggatgaAGGCGCAAGTCGGAGAGTAGATGGGAGGAGGTGGTGTTTTAGAGGATTGAGTATgaatggagatgatggaatCGAGAGGAACGAATTTTTTTACTCGAGAAAAGCTCTTTCCCCGGTCGGTCATAGAAGCCAAAGGAAAGAGGCAAGCACCGGGTTGTCTCCACTGAACCGGCTAGGTTCGGACCATGGTTATTCCTGTGGAGGCCCACTCCGAACCTACGTGAAGGATCTGTTAGAATCAACGGAATGGTTCCCGATAATGCATATCATGAAAGCCAATTAGCGAAAGAGGATCTAGAATATCTAACGACTATATGCGCTTGACTGTAACTTTGCACTATGCCTACCCGACCTCCTGCGCTCCTCAATTCATGATGCAAAATGCCGCCTCTTCTCTACGTTGTATCCCGAATATGCGGAGCCAATGGGGATCGGACGCAATGAGAAGACCCGCGCTGCACGCTAATGAGAAGTGCTCCTCTTCCCCCAGAAGATGGCTGAGAAAAGGTTCACCACACGTGATGAATGCTTCGGTGTTACCGGAAAAGTAACGGATTTGGCTCGGGCATGTCAAGAAGTTCATAACTCGGGGTCTTGCACGAAGCTGTCTGTCATACGCGAGTCAGCCAGTCTAAGGTAGTTTGGTACTGGTGTCATGATACGGAATGCATTCGGTAGGTATTATAGCTGCAGGGCTGATGACGGCATGGACAAGCTTATGAAAGTCAGTATTCGATGGCTTTACATGTCACCAGTTGACAGTTCCACTTCTTCAAACAAGGGCATAGTATACTCATAGACAGGAAATACTTctctgttgttgttgtcgtcgtTTTCTTCATTGACCCTTCTCCATTGCCAGTAACCGCATTCTAATACTGAGTGGTGACGGGCAGTGATATAATTCATGATGTTTCATGGCCTGTGCGTATTCTCCATCAGAGACACCGAGAACTAGCTTCATCTAAGCAGAACCCTGGATTGAGATGTTTTTCATAGTTACACGACTCCCACTACTAACCGGTAGTAAATAATGATAGTCTGGTGTATCAAGGATATTCAAATATCTTCAAGTcaattaaaaaaaaaaaaaaatcaaTTTACCCAACACTGAATTGAGCTATACCTGATCTTGGTTGACCATTGAGCTTGGGTCGGTCCTGAAATTATCCCGTAAACCCTCGCCCATTAAATCAGATCAAGCCAGACGTCATTCGTGCATGCAACCTTCATAACCCACATCAGTAATCGCCCGACTCGGCCAACGACATTTCTTCTATTACGCTCCCATAACCGTCATTTCACATCGGAAAACAAATAAACAGCTCGATAATCTCACACTCCCCATCATCCGCAATCTGCCTGTCGCATTATTCGCCACAACCGTGCCGCTCGCGTTGCGCCCACTAGGCGCCGGGGAATTCGAGAGCTCGACAACTCAGACGCAGGACAAAACCTCATCGTATCGATATTCAACCACAGGGTAGCTCGCAATTCTCTGCATTGTCGCTCCCTTTGAGGGGCGGCGTGGTCCAAGATGGCGATAGATGAGAACGAGTATGGCGACCCTCATAGCCAACGAGCTTATCAATCATGCCCATTGCTTGTATCAATACTAACATCGTCCAGCATGTATCCGACCGATGCCCTCGTTTCGAAGCATGCGCGGAAACACTATCGTATCCCCGTGCGCTCGCAGTATGTCATAATCCATCTTGTTGTGGCGCCATCATGCTCATGATATCCAGACATTGGCAGTTACGGTCTCTCGTTAGCGCCGAGAAGCAGGACATCGTCTATTTTCCAGGTGGCAATGGCAGTAACCATGTCCAACGACTGAACACGACAACCCGAGAATGCGAAACTATCAAACTCCTCACATTTGCGCCTCGGTGCCTCGTCGCCGAGAAAGGATGGCTATGTTGTGGGAGTGAGAGTGGCGATTTCGTGGCAATTCGACTCGATGAAGGAAACGATGATGGCCATGGAATTCTATCAGAACTCGATCCAGACACTCGACTTAGCCTAGGACTCGACTCGTCCCGTGATGACCCTATACTCTCTCTTCTGAGCCGTGCGAGACGGAATAACAAAACCCTGATCGCGAAAAGTATGAAGTTAGCCAAAGACCGGGTAAACTGCATTACACTTTGGTTCCCGCCAACAAGCATGCCAGCACACGATAGGGCGTATAAAGAACCAGTGGCGGTATTGGCTAACAACGACCGCACTGTTACACTAGTGAGCCTTAACGATTTTGACcagaaagagaagacagaGGCATTGGATATCATCACTTACCCAGACTTCGTGAACCGCGCACTCATCTCTCCAGACGGCCGACTTCTGATCGCCATTCTCGACGACCCATATCTGTATATCCATGAGAGAGTCAGCAGCGTTGCAGAATCTCCAGCGACGAGGTCAAGTGAAAGTCCTATATACCAATGGGAACAGACACAGAGAATACTTCTCAAGAGCCAAAAAAAAGACGACAGAACAGACAGCCGAGGAAGTTTTGCCGCCTGTTTCTCCGAATCCGGAGCATATCTCGCTGTTGGGACCCAACATGgcaccatctccatcttcaacgcCGCACTTCTCGCAAATCCTAATGCCGACCCCCTTATTACAACTTTCCCGTCTTCACGGCCACACAGTGGCCCTGGTGCTATTCGAGATATGGCCTTCTGCCCCGGACCATTCGGGATGCTTGCGTGGACAGAGGACAGAGGCAATGTTGGTATTGCTGATATGAGGAGCAATTTTATGGTGNNNNNNNNNNNNNNNNNNNNNNNNNNNNNNNNNNNNNNNNNNNNNNNNNNNNNNNNNNNNNNNNNNNNNNNNNNNNNNNNNNNNNNNNNNNNNNNNNNNNCGTCAATTGTAACATCGAAGAACCAGTTTTCGAGCACATCAACATCCCGGACCGAAACACCATCGATCCGCGACTTTTGGATAGCCGCCGCGAGAGAAGAGATGCTGCCCTCGGATCAGGCGCTACAGAGACTGGCAGACGCCGAGACGTGATCGATACCCTTAATACTCCTCTGACTGCCAACGAGACACTTGTACTTGAGGCTATGCAGCTTGGTAGGCGTAGTCGTGAAAGAGCTGCTCAAAGagtggcggcggcggcggcggcggacGAGAGGCCTACAGGTGGTCCGACTAACTTCTGGGCGGCCAGGTCAACCCGTCGAACTATTGGCAACGATGACAATGAGCGGCCTATGGCTCGGAGGAGTAGTAGTATCGGTCGTGCCATGGGAGAGCTGCTGGGCAGCAATTACGGCAGACGTCCAGTGACAAGAACTCCACGTGAAGCCTCCGACACCCCGGAAATTGGAAGAAGGCCAGATCGGTTGATGGAGAGTCTCGGTGAAACAGTGGCCATGCTTAGGGAACAGCGGCAGCGCCAAGATTCGTCCTATCTCACCGTGCTTGAGATTCTTCAGGCACGAGAGCGAGATAACGACCGCGACCCCGACGATACAACGATCATAGTGCCGCTTATCAATCAGGTGGTGAATCGATGGGAGGATGACCATGGCGTCTTCGAAGTCCCGCCTT
This genomic stretch from Fusarium oxysporum f. sp. lycopersici 4287 chromosome 2, whole genome shotgun sequence harbors:
- a CDS encoding hsp70-like protein, producing MLASRLSRALPRASPLAARSAAFTRSPLAAKFARYESTESEGKVQGAVIGIDLGTTNSAVAIMEGKVPRIIENSEGARTTPSVVAFAEDGERLVGVAAKRQAVVNPENTLFATKRLIGRKFKDAEVQRDIKEVPYKIVQHTNGDAWVAARGQNYSPSQIGGFVLNKMKETAEAYLSKPIKNAVVTVPAYFNDSQRQSTKDAGQIAGLNVLRVVNEPTAAALAYGLEKEADRVVAVYDLGGGTFDISILEIQNGVFEVKSTNGDTHLGGEDFDIHLVRHLVQDFKKTSGIDLSGDRMAIQRIREAAEKAKIELSSSLSTDINLPFITADSSGPKHINMKLSRAQLEKMVDPLITRTIEPVRKALKDAGLSAKEIQEVILVGGMTRMPKVAESVKSIFGRDPAKSVNPDEAVAIGAAIQGAVLSGEVKDLLLLDVTPLSLGIETLGGVFTRLINRNTTIPTKKSQVFSTAADFQTAVEIKVYQGERELVKDNKLLGNFQLVGIPPAHRGVPQVEVTFDIDADSIVHVHAKDKSTNKDQSITIASGSGLSESEIEQMVEDSEKYAEADKERKGAIEAANRADSVLNDTERALNEYADKLDKTEADSIKEKITTLREFVAKNLSGEGTATAAEIKEKTDELQVASLNLFDKMHKARNESSGEQSSSSEQSQEGEKKDENKP